Proteins found in one Leptospira terpstrae serovar Hualin str. LT 11-33 = ATCC 700639 genomic segment:
- a CDS encoding AraC family transcriptional regulator, with protein sequence MDLLSDILSSAGWKNDLLSKGQIFDSFGFHFPCEKSGGFHVVTQGSCYAKIGNTMIPLHKGDLIFITRGTNHELLSDPKAKVVTIERFLGDKEIRVKKENPVTTFVSVRYEVPPGPIHPLFLELPEYIHIPYENIQAHHALGDIIQILSRELELNLGTDLIVQRLTDILLYYMLRMWLSQHVDSHVGWVKAFHDTLVLYALEKLHNGYSKDWTIESLAKETGVSRASLANRFREVLGIPPMEYLAKLRMEKAKQLFQKGNMGLEEIAQNVGYASAFSFSKAYKRIFGNSPSREWKRVV encoded by the coding sequence ATGGATCTACTTTCTGACATCCTATCCTCCGCAGGCTGGAAAAACGACCTACTTTCCAAAGGGCAAATTTTTGATAGTTTTGGGTTTCACTTCCCATGTGAAAAGAGTGGCGGATTTCATGTGGTAACACAAGGCAGTTGTTATGCGAAGATAGGAAATACAATGATTCCTTTACATAAAGGTGATTTAATTTTTATCACCAGAGGAACCAATCACGAACTTTTATCAGATCCTAAAGCAAAAGTGGTAACTATTGAACGATTTTTAGGTGATAAAGAGATCCGTGTCAAAAAAGAAAATCCTGTCACTACTTTTGTTTCTGTTCGTTATGAGGTTCCTCCTGGTCCCATTCATCCTTTGTTTTTGGAATTACCAGAATATATCCATATACCATACGAAAACATCCAAGCCCACCATGCTTTAGGTGATATCATTCAAATCCTATCTCGAGAATTAGAACTAAATCTCGGAACCGATTTAATTGTACAAAGGTTAACTGATATTTTATTATACTATATGTTACGTATGTGGTTAAGCCAACATGTAGATTCCCACGTTGGTTGGGTCAAGGCATTTCATGACACACTGGTGTTGTATGCTTTAGAAAAATTACACAATGGATATAGTAAAGATTGGACCATTGAATCATTAGCCAAAGAAACAGGAGTGTCTCGTGCAAGTTTGGCAAATCGATTTCGTGAAGTTTTGGGAATTCCTCCTATGGAATACTTGGCAAAACTTAGAATGGAAAAAGCTAAACAATTATTTCAAAAAGGAAATATGGGTTTGGAAGAAATTGCACAAAATGTAGGTTATGCGTCAGCTTTTTCTTTTTCAAAAGCTTACAAACGAATTTTTGGCAATTCACCGAGTCGTGAGTGGAAACGAGTAGTGTAA
- a CDS encoding RNA polymerase sigma factor, producing MIDDPHLSLLESSLAGKTNALEELIQIFQPKVFSLALKFLWNPEDAEDATQEILVKVITNLGSFRKESKLSTWIYRIASNHLINIQKSKMERRKVHLRAVREELHRTQRTYNPSTQFPPHLTDEETSTKVSELVLHVQVACTYAMLQGLSRPYRMAYLLGEVFQTSSEEGASVMSIRPEAFRQKLSRSRKQMETFLGKECSLTKADNPCHCPNRITYATRAGRIKSYLKLSEQMKLDGRWKEIKPMMADTSKIRKAAEVFRSHPEYLPKKNQLDNIRILLHYSFPLTTR from the coding sequence ATGATCGATGACCCGCATCTTTCTCTATTAGAAAGTTCCCTTGCCGGAAAAACAAATGCATTGGAAGAACTCATTCAAATCTTCCAACCAAAAGTATTTTCGTTAGCATTGAAATTTTTATGGAACCCGGAAGATGCGGAAGACGCCACCCAAGAAATTTTGGTCAAAGTGATTACCAACTTAGGGAGTTTTCGCAAAGAAAGTAAACTATCGACTTGGATCTATCGAATTGCCAGTAACCATTTAATTAATATTCAAAAATCAAAAATGGAACGCCGTAAAGTTCACTTAAGGGCTGTTCGCGAAGAACTTCACCGGACTCAAAGAACTTACAATCCTTCTACTCAATTCCCACCTCACCTCACAGATGAGGAAACTTCAACTAAAGTTTCAGAACTCGTTTTACATGTCCAAGTAGCTTGCACCTATGCCATGTTACAAGGTCTGTCTCGACCTTACCGAATGGCTTATCTTTTAGGAGAAGTGTTCCAAACTTCGAGTGAGGAAGGTGCCTCAGTGATGAGTATTCGTCCAGAAGCTTTTCGCCAAAAGTTATCGAGATCCAGAAAACAAATGGAAACATTTCTCGGAAAAGAATGTAGCCTAACAAAAGCAGACAATCCCTGTCATTGTCCCAATCGAATCACCTATGCCACAAGGGCAGGAAGGATCAAATCTTATCTTAAACTTTCAGAACAAATGAAATTAGATGGGAGATGGAAAGAAATAAAACCGATGATGGCCGACACTTCCAAAATTCGAAAAGCAGCAGAAGTATTCCGAAGCCATCCTGAATACTTACCTAAAAAAAACCAATTGGATAACATAAGGATTCTTTTACACTACTCGTTTCCACTCACGACTCGGTGA
- a CDS encoding DUF1304 domain-containing protein — protein sequence MKLTSLILTGFVAVEHVFILVLEMFLWKTEFGMKVFQLTPETAEITAKLAKNQGLYNGFLAAGLFWALIFIKDQKQQFQTILFFLVCVVIAGIYGSATAKFSILFSQGLPAFLALIVHWIANKNK from the coding sequence ATGAAACTCACTTCTCTCATCCTGACTGGCTTTGTTGCTGTAGAACATGTGTTCATTTTGGTCTTGGAAATGTTCCTTTGGAAAACTGAGTTTGGAATGAAAGTATTCCAACTCACACCGGAAACTGCGGAAATCACAGCCAAATTGGCTAAAAACCAAGGCCTCTATAATGGTTTTTTAGCTGCGGGACTTTTTTGGGCTCTTATCTTTATCAAAGACCAAAAACAACAATTCCAAACTATTTTGTTTTTTCTCGTCTGTGTTGTGATCGCAGGAATTTATGGATCGGCAACTGCTAAGTTTTCCATTCTTTTTTCGCAAGGTTTGCCAGCCTTCCTCGCTCTCATCGTACATTGGATCGCAAATAAAAATAAATGA
- a CDS encoding glycogen/starch synthase, producing the protein MKILHASAEYFPYIKMGGLADMLASLTKEQAQSEEVYVALPYIGGLGKEPLWTGKDYPALLPKDAKTDSLVVSVLRDSRFLEAEESGVKLYFFQSDLFQTLDSIYGHAEEHFRFAMFSYACYALSQILKVDVFHAHDWHTAISLALQKDSPFPIPSVFTIHNLAYQGDHPFWMTGFLKEEPFRLVTSPFDHNGKCNYMKAGILSANQITTVSPGYREETLREPNGFGLSDCLNLRARDYSGILNGIDTEEWNPKKDKRIYNTFQDSNWKVGKLKNKEELFKEIGRPFLPLDAPLVGLIGRLTYQKGFPTFLKAFLDRRHLPHRYVVLGSGDPETENSFFQLSESLPDIFYFYKGYNESLAHKIEAASDFFLMPSLFEPCGLNQMYSHVYGTIPIVSRVGGLRDTVEESSLIQFKTGIVFEPNDTGSLGYALERARDLFFSPERDIVVKNIMKLDWSWKKRKAEYQSVYFRAIDLQI; encoded by the coding sequence ATGAAGATTCTCCATGCATCTGCAGAATATTTTCCTTACATTAAGATGGGTGGACTTGCGGATATGCTTGCTTCCCTCACCAAAGAACAGGCCCAATCGGAAGAAGTTTATGTCGCATTACCTTACATTGGTGGTTTGGGGAAAGAGCCTCTCTGGACGGGCAAAGATTACCCAGCCTTACTTCCAAAAGATGCCAAAACAGATTCCCTAGTCGTATCAGTGCTTCGGGATTCCCGTTTTTTAGAAGCCGAAGAATCTGGAGTCAAGTTGTACTTTTTCCAATCGGACCTATTCCAAACCTTGGACTCTATTTATGGACATGCCGAAGAACACTTTCGGTTTGCGATGTTTTCTTATGCTTGTTATGCATTAAGCCAAATTCTTAAAGTGGATGTTTTCCATGCACATGATTGGCATACAGCCATATCCCTTGCTTTACAAAAAGATTCTCCTTTCCCCATTCCTAGTGTGTTTACAATTCACAATTTAGCATACCAAGGGGATCATCCTTTTTGGATGACTGGATTTTTAAAAGAAGAACCATTTCGTTTAGTCACAAGTCCCTTTGACCATAATGGGAAGTGCAACTATATGAAAGCTGGAATCCTTTCTGCAAACCAAATCACTACTGTAAGTCCTGGGTATAGAGAAGAAACACTTAGAGAACCCAATGGATTTGGTCTGAGTGATTGTTTGAATCTAAGAGCCAGAGACTATTCGGGAATTTTGAATGGAATCGACACAGAGGAATGGAATCCCAAAAAAGACAAACGAATATACAATACCTTCCAGGATTCTAATTGGAAAGTAGGAAAATTAAAAAACAAAGAAGAACTTTTTAAAGAAATCGGAAGACCATTTTTACCTTTAGATGCTCCATTAGTGGGCCTGATTGGTAGGCTTACTTACCAGAAAGGATTTCCCACATTCTTAAAAGCGTTTTTAGATAGACGCCACCTACCACATCGTTATGTGGTTCTCGGCTCAGGGGATCCTGAAACGGAAAATTCTTTTTTTCAACTTTCAGAATCCTTACCTGATATATTTTATTTTTATAAAGGATATAATGAAAGTTTGGCTCATAAAATCGAAGCCGCTAGTGATTTTTTTCTAATGCCTTCCCTCTTTGAACCTTGTGGCCTGAACCAAATGTATAGCCATGTGTATGGAACCATTCCCATTGTTTCTCGTGTGGGGGGTTTGCGTGATACTGTAGAAGAATCCAGTTTAATACAATTCAAAACAGGAATTGTATTTGAACCGAATGACACTGGTTCGCTGGGATATGCATTAGAACGTGCCAGAGATTTATTTTTTTCTCCAGAGAGAGATATTGTAGTGAAAAACATTATGAAATTAGATTGGAGTTGGAAAAAAAGAAAGGCGGAATACCAATCAGTCTACTTTCGTGCGATTGATTTACAAATTTAG
- the pckA gene encoding phosphoenolpyruvate carboxykinase (ATP), whose protein sequence is MSVSTNLRGLAELGLKPSEVFHNLSYEEIYQHELNNKEGVTSDNGTMMVDTGIFTGRSPKDKYFVDEPSSTNNIWWGPVNTKVSEAIFNELYAEVTKFLDNKKLYVFDGHAGTNDDTRISLRVVTERAWQHHFCTNMFLRPTKEELEKLHPEFTIINASGYKNAKYKEHGLNSEVFVIFHLAKKICIIGGTEYGGEMKKGIFSVMNYYLPLKNVLTMHCSANVGKDGDSALFFGLSGTGKTTLSTDPHRKLIGDDEHGWDNNGIFNIEGGCYAKTINLDPKTEPEIYAAIRRDALLENVVFDAATKKVDYSSAAKTENTRVSYPIFHIDNIQPGSKAGHPNTVIFLTYDAYGVLPAVSKLSIEQAMYHFLSGYTAKVAGTERGVKEPQATFSACFGQAFMTLHPTYYAKLLGEKMKTHKVNAYLINTGLVGGKYGVGKRMNLPATRQIINEILNGNIEKSEFEKHPVFQVSFPKSVNGVDSHILNPRNAWENKEEYDKTATDLAKQFIENYKKYLTGSKEFDYSQYGPVA, encoded by the coding sequence ATGTCAGTATCTACTAATCTGCGCGGCCTTGCTGAATTAGGCCTTAAACCGTCTGAAGTCTTCCATAACTTATCTTACGAAGAAATTTACCAGCACGAATTGAACAACAAAGAAGGCGTAACTTCTGATAACGGAACGATGATGGTAGATACCGGGATTTTTACGGGTCGCTCCCCTAAAGACAAATATTTTGTCGATGAACCTTCTTCCACAAACAACATTTGGTGGGGTCCGGTCAACACAAAGGTATCCGAAGCTATTTTCAATGAATTGTATGCTGAAGTAACTAAATTTCTCGATAACAAAAAACTCTATGTTTTTGACGGTCATGCCGGAACCAACGATGACACACGTATCTCTCTCCGTGTGGTTACTGAAAGAGCTTGGCAACACCACTTTTGCACTAATATGTTCCTTCGCCCGACTAAGGAAGAATTGGAAAAACTCCACCCAGAATTTACCATCATCAACGCTTCCGGTTACAAAAACGCAAAATACAAAGAACATGGCCTTAATTCCGAAGTATTCGTAATTTTCCACTTAGCTAAAAAGATCTGTATCATCGGTGGAACAGAATACGGTGGAGAAATGAAAAAAGGGATTTTCTCCGTTATGAACTACTACCTACCGTTAAAAAACGTGCTTACAATGCATTGTTCAGCTAACGTGGGTAAGGACGGAGACAGTGCACTATTTTTTGGTCTATCCGGAACAGGAAAAACCACTCTTTCCACTGACCCGCACCGCAAACTCATCGGTGATGACGAACATGGTTGGGACAACAATGGAATTTTCAATATTGAAGGTGGATGTTACGCAAAAACCATCAACCTAGATCCAAAAACAGAACCTGAGATCTATGCAGCCATCCGTCGTGATGCTCTTCTCGAAAACGTAGTTTTCGATGCGGCAACAAAAAAAGTAGATTATTCTTCTGCAGCAAAAACTGAAAACACAAGAGTATCTTACCCAATCTTCCATATCGACAACATCCAACCTGGATCGAAAGCAGGTCACCCTAACACTGTGATCTTCCTTACTTACGATGCTTACGGTGTTCTTCCAGCGGTTTCTAAACTTTCTATCGAACAAGCGATGTATCACTTCCTTTCTGGATACACAGCTAAGGTGGCAGGAACTGAACGCGGTGTGAAAGAACCACAAGCAACTTTTTCTGCATGTTTTGGTCAGGCGTTTATGACACTTCACCCAACATACTACGCAAAGTTACTTGGTGAAAAAATGAAAACTCACAAAGTAAACGCATACCTAATTAACACAGGTCTTGTGGGTGGAAAGTATGGGGTAGGAAAACGTATGAACCTTCCTGCTACTCGCCAAATCATCAATGAAATCTTAAACGGTAACATTGAAAAATCCGAGTTCGAAAAACACCCTGTATTCCAAGTTTCTTTTCCTAAATCGGTTAATGGTGTGGATTCTCATATCCTAAACCCACGTAACGCTTGGGAAAACAAAGAAGAATACGACAAAACGGCAACTGACCTTGCAAAACAATTCATTGAGAACTACAAAAAATACCTCACTGGTTCCAAAGAATTTGACTACAGCCAATACGGTCCCGTAGCGTAA
- a CDS encoding DUF1761 domain-containing protein — translation MKYLSIKGRLFMLEIFLSLNWISVISAFFAYFFLGYVWFTVFFKKLYRVSLGKENEKEQPLTMIFVVGPGICTLVILITTAILFSALHIHQTVDALKWGVFIGIGYLSANTFTIAINPNIPKPILYGLISSAYHLVGINIASFLLIQNF, via the coding sequence ATGAAATACTTATCTATCAAAGGAAGATTGTTTATGTTAGAAATATTTTTAAGTTTGAATTGGATCTCTGTAATCTCGGCATTTTTTGCCTATTTTTTTCTAGGTTATGTTTGGTTTACGGTTTTCTTCAAAAAATTATATCGAGTTTCCCTAGGAAAAGAAAATGAGAAAGAACAACCGTTAACAATGATATTTGTCGTTGGTCCGGGAATTTGTACTCTGGTCATTTTAATAACAACAGCAATATTATTTTCTGCATTACATATACACCAAACGGTTGATGCACTCAAGTGGGGAGTATTCATTGGAATTGGATATTTGTCTGCCAATACGTTTACTATTGCAATCAATCCAAATATTCCCAAACCAATCTTATATGGTCTTATTTCTAGCGCCTATCATCTGGTAGGGATCAACATCGCCTCGTTCCTACTCATCCAAAATTTCTAA
- a CDS encoding helix-turn-helix transcriptional regulator produces the protein MGSILMIPTVIEYKPQSQLSPYIENYLLIQCDEDFNKSVIPHHSFVLTIKLKGNHHYRIQSDLKTLPSISLSGLRKTVKHNTLSKGTEIIIIKFQPWGAFSLLNMSMYELNDIGISGYDLLDKTELDDLHSKLQDTKDNHSKIDHIESFLLKTIKNKNIDLRILESISQMKHSQGTIKIKEIASVLNLSIDTFEKKFREVIGNTPKQFSSIIRMNSAIREIQKYNSFTKLAYDFGYFDQSHFIKDFKSFTGQTPTEFLT, from the coding sequence TTGGGATCAATTCTCATGATCCCCACTGTCATTGAATACAAGCCGCAATCACAGCTCAGCCCCTATATTGAAAATTATCTATTAATTCAATGTGATGAAGATTTTAATAAATCGGTCATTCCACACCACTCATTTGTTCTAACGATTAAACTCAAAGGGAATCATCATTATCGGATCCAATCAGATCTAAAAACTTTACCCTCCATCTCCTTATCGGGACTTAGAAAAACAGTAAAACACAATACACTATCTAAAGGAACCGAGATCATTATTATTAAGTTCCAACCATGGGGAGCATTTTCTTTGCTCAATATGTCTATGTATGAATTGAATGATATCGGAATTTCTGGATATGATCTATTGGATAAAACTGAATTAGATGACCTTCATTCAAAATTACAAGATACTAAAGACAATCATTCAAAAATTGATCATATCGAAAGTTTTTTATTAAAAACGATCAAAAATAAAAACATTGATCTAAGAATTTTAGAATCGATATCTCAAATGAAGCATTCACAAGGTACAATTAAGATCAAAGAAATTGCTTCCGTTTTGAATTTAAGTATCGATACCTTTGAAAAAAAATTTCGAGAGGTGATCGGGAACACTCCGAAACAATTTTCATCGATCATCCGAATGAATTCCGCAATTCGAGAAATCCAAAAGTATAATTCTTTTACCAAATTAGCTTATGATTTTGGGTATTTCGACCAATCACATTTTATCAAAGATTTTAAATCATTCACAGGACAAACACCGACAGAATTTTTGACTTAA
- a CDS encoding DUF1993 domain-containing protein, protein MIYQISIQSFKKGLGNLIKILEKAEAHSVTKKFPFENLLNSRLFPDQFQLTKQIQIACDTAKLCVARISGKEAPAHEDSETNLEELKHRINSVIQYLDTYKEEDFKLVSEIKVSQPRWEGKYLTGLEYLTQHAIPNFYFHITTAYAILRHNGIEIGKKDYLGEMPFKK, encoded by the coding sequence ATCATATATCAAATCTCCATCCAATCCTTTAAAAAAGGCCTTGGGAATTTAATTAAAATATTAGAAAAAGCAGAAGCCCATTCTGTTACCAAAAAATTTCCTTTTGAAAATTTATTGAATTCACGACTTTTTCCTGACCAATTCCAACTAACTAAACAAATCCAAATTGCTTGTGATACTGCCAAACTTTGTGTTGCTCGAATCTCAGGAAAAGAGGCTCCCGCTCACGAAGATTCTGAAACAAACTTAGAGGAACTAAAACATAGAATTAATTCTGTAATCCAATACTTAGATACTTATAAAGAGGAAGATTTTAAGTTGGTTTCCGAAATCAAAGTATCCCAACCAAGATGGGAAGGAAAATACTTAACAGGATTAGAATACCTCACCCAACATGCGATTCCTAATTTTTATTTCCACATAACAACCGCCTATGCGATCTTAAGGCATAACGGAATTGAAATTGGAAAAAAAGATTATTTGGGTGAGATGCCGTTTAAGAAATAG
- a CDS encoding helix-hairpin-helix domain-containing protein, whose amino-acid sequence MKKNEPNFLSFLGAPAQRALMVELKISQLEDISRYSKKDLLKLHGFGPSSIPKIEEALKKIGKKLMD is encoded by the coding sequence ATGAAAAAGAATGAACCCAATTTCTTAAGTTTTCTTGGAGCACCGGCACAGAGAGCTCTAATGGTGGAACTCAAAATTTCGCAACTAGAAGATATTTCACGTTATTCCAAAAAAGACCTTCTTAAACTGCACGGATTTGGTCCCAGTTCTATTCCTAAAATAGAAGAAGCCTTAAAGAAAATAGGAAAGAAATTAATGGATTAA
- a CDS encoding RDD family protein → MSNKPSNHYTSRLLAKVFDIKIAEIASYYLLDFFLINVDRIVEVQILSHIVTVLVFIVYDSSFQFFADGSLGKKIFNIHLISKEEENHKIPFQKILYRSVYVCCFGLGLLLPKISILFALFTFYYLYRNGTTHWDKILKLRPVYKPISYGRMVWIAVCFLFLLSSYFQILRNYF, encoded by the coding sequence TTGAGCAATAAACCGAGCAACCACTATACCTCTCGACTCCTTGCCAAAGTATTCGATATTAAAATAGCAGAAATTGCTTCCTACTATTTGTTAGATTTCTTTCTGATAAATGTTGATAGAATTGTTGAAGTTCAAATTTTATCGCACATTGTTACCGTTTTAGTTTTCATAGTATACGATTCTTCATTTCAATTTTTTGCAGACGGGAGTTTAGGAAAAAAAATATTCAATATTCATTTAATATCAAAAGAAGAAGAGAACCATAAAATTCCTTTCCAAAAAATTCTATATCGATCAGTTTATGTATGCTGTTTTGGATTGGGTTTATTACTTCCAAAAATTTCCATATTATTCGCATTATTTACTTTCTACTACTTATACAGAAATGGAACAACACATTGGGATAAAATTTTAAAACTTAGACCTGTGTATAAACCTATTTCTTACGGTAGAATGGTCTGGATTGCCGTTTGTTTTTTATTTTTACTCAGTTCATATTTTCAGATTTTAAGAAATTATTTTTAA
- a CDS encoding TPM domain-containing protein, translated as MEDSAGVLTDTASIDQMINAEEASSGLEIAVVTLPTIESYVPKDFAVALFNYWKIGKKDKDNGILILHVIDQRRVEIEIGYGLEGDLPDVIVKRIIDTYTIPAFKADNFQKGHADTVAALIKKLNHPELEVDQLLSDTNTDSVSDSTQEAAAEQAIPERTDYYDYQGKAYTQLSEEEKQILDRTIDTYNTTSNYFLNDEESRLWAEKSTELERIEKEDSLRYRQYFIFGYISIFILLHLLQRIIVWIIPSPTAKYQIVHKTDFPLFYGVIIAPIVFTITILSQFLDDAIFPISIFLTIAFIVVYAIFWGDLRLRKLNERLLKIRNIPRNCKKCGTAMTKLSEEEDNIHLSKGQISEEIVNSIDYDVWVCSGCDANTILKFPSINPEYIYKGTSFRKIKSCPECKFETFVCKSSRIISEATYSSSGKVEVKRTCAHCKHSAVEYETIPKKQKSSSGGSSGGGGGGGGSFGGGSSGGGGSGGSY; from the coding sequence GTGGAAGATAGTGCCGGAGTATTAACAGACACGGCATCCATTGACCAAATGATCAATGCAGAGGAAGCTTCTTCAGGATTAGAAATCGCCGTAGTCACTTTACCAACAATTGAGAGTTATGTGCCAAAGGATTTTGCAGTGGCACTATTCAACTATTGGAAAATTGGAAAAAAAGATAAAGACAATGGAATTCTCATCCTCCATGTCATCGACCAAAGGCGAGTGGAAATTGAAATCGGCTATGGACTGGAAGGTGACCTTCCGGATGTAATAGTCAAACGAATCATTGATACATATACAATTCCCGCATTCAAAGCAGACAACTTTCAAAAAGGACATGCAGATACAGTAGCAGCCCTGATTAAAAAATTGAACCACCCCGAACTTGAAGTAGACCAGCTCCTTTCAGATACAAACACTGATTCCGTTTCGGATTCAACTCAGGAAGCAGCTGCTGAACAGGCCATACCAGAAAGAACGGATTACTACGATTACCAAGGCAAAGCTTATACCCAACTGAGTGAAGAAGAAAAACAAATCTTAGACAGGACTATTGATACTTACAATACTACATCCAATTATTTTTTAAATGATGAAGAATCCAGGTTGTGGGCAGAAAAATCAACCGAATTAGAGAGGATTGAAAAAGAAGATAGTCTCCGTTACAGACAATATTTTATCTTCGGCTACATCTCTATTTTTATACTATTGCATCTTTTACAAAGAATCATTGTATGGATCATTCCTTCACCGACTGCTAAATACCAAATCGTACATAAAACAGACTTCCCCTTGTTCTATGGTGTCATAATAGCTCCGATTGTATTTACCATTACCATACTTTCTCAATTCTTAGATGATGCGATTTTTCCCATTTCGATTTTCTTAACTATAGCCTTCATCGTTGTTTATGCCATCTTTTGGGGTGACTTACGTCTGCGAAAGTTAAACGAAAGACTATTAAAAATTAGAAACATTCCTAGAAATTGTAAAAAATGTGGAACTGCAATGACCAAACTTTCGGAAGAAGAGGATAACATCCATTTGTCGAAAGGTCAAATCTCCGAAGAAATTGTAAATTCCATTGATTATGATGTATGGGTTTGTTCAGGATGCGATGCCAATACCATACTTAAATTTCCAAGTATCAACCCTGAATATATTTATAAAGGAACGTCTTTTCGTAAGATCAAGTCTTGTCCCGAATGTAAGTTTGAAACCTTTGTTTGTAAATCTAGCAGAATCATTAGCGAAGCCACTTACAGCAGTTCCGGAAAGGTAGAAGTGAAAAGGACCTGTGCCCATTGCAAACACAGTGCGGTGGAATACGAAACCATTCCCAAAAAACAAAAAAGTAGCTCTGGCGGTTCTTCTGGAGGCGGCGGAGGTGGTGGCGGAAGTTTTGGTGGTGGTTCCTCTGGGGGAGGGGGAAGTGGAGGTAGTTATTAA
- a CDS encoding Ig-like domain-containing protein → MNRNLSLPTLLSFLSLWMILGNCYFNPAVQLVVNPTVEEEQEVAGAGLLAVLASPPSSPYFFLVSSIPADGEDLTSSITSFSFTFSEELDINASNPGTWITENIIQTQTIFFLPTVGVSERKIDLSLPANALVNAFNYSISFGPGINVKSGRALTASTKISFTCSGCPGL, encoded by the coding sequence ATGAACCGAAATCTTAGTTTACCAACTTTACTTAGTTTCTTAAGTTTATGGATGATACTTGGAAACTGTTACTTTAACCCTGCAGTGCAGTTGGTTGTAAATCCTACCGTTGAGGAAGAACAGGAGGTAGCAGGTGCTGGATTATTAGCAGTTCTCGCATCCCCTCCTTCATCTCCCTATTTTTTCCTTGTAAGTTCCATTCCTGCAGATGGAGAAGACCTAACATCTTCTATTACTAGTTTTTCTTTTACGTTCTCTGAAGAATTAGATATTAATGCCTCGAATCCTGGCACATGGATTACCGAAAACATCATCCAGACTCAAACAATTTTTTTCTTACCTACAGTGGGTGTATCAGAAAGAAAAATTGATCTTTCTCTCCCAGCAAATGCATTAGTCAATGCTTTCAACTATTCAATTTCATTTGGACCAGGAATTAATGTCAAATCAGGTCGAGCATTAACTGCGAGTACAAAGATCTCTTTTACCTGTTCAGGATGTCCAGGGTTATAA
- a CDS encoding Ig-like domain-containing protein, whose amino-acid sequence MNRNLSIPTLLSFLSLWMILGNCYFNPIVNGLLNPVEEKSSNVSLGLLGLAQGTSNLLMTGQIRDPNGVALSGLVLQIGSTLAQTKSVTSPYRTDAGGRFYLPYQSGSFPFTVYRDELYFFEFTLTVGNPTDITYSTFGAPPGLEITGLGTINANDIANFFELVDSSPKHNAIVASYFSEYVFTFSEPPISALETGPLVTEWISQNISISPTGSFDNFMSVSGNTLTIAPMSMSGMTIYELTLKPGILSATGKPLTQRTIRFDYQYNP is encoded by the coding sequence ATGAACCGAAATCTTAGTATACCAACTTTACTTAGTTTCTTAAGTTTATGGATGATACTTGGGAACTGTTACTTCAATCCGATCGTGAATGGACTTTTGAATCCGGTAGAAGAAAAAAGTAGCAATGTATCCCTTGGTCTACTTGGCCTCGCACAAGGAACCTCTAACCTTCTCATGACTGGCCAGATCCGTGATCCCAATGGGGTCGCTCTTTCCGGTCTTGTTTTGCAAATCGGTTCTACATTGGCTCAAACAAAATCGGTAACTTCCCCTTATCGGACGGATGCAGGAGGAAGGTTTTATCTTCCTTACCAATCAGGCAGTTTTCCTTTCACTGTGTATAGGGATGAATTGTATTTTTTTGAATTTACTTTAACCGTCGGAAATCCAACCGATATTACTTATTCAACTTTTGGTGCTCCTCCAGGTTTGGAAATAACGGGATTGGGTACAATAAATGCAAATGATATAGCTAACTTTTTTGAGTTGGTAGACTCTAGCCCAAAACATAATGCAATTGTCGCTAGTTATTTCAGTGAGTATGTGTTTACTTTTAGCGAACCTCCGATTTCTGCTTTAGAAACAGGCCCGTTAGTGACAGAATGGATTTCTCAAAATATATCTATTTCTCCCACAGGATCATTTGATAATTTTATGAGTGTTTCAGGAAATACTTTAACGATCGCACCAATGAGCATGAGTGGTATGACTATTTACGAGTTAACGTTGAAACCCGGAATTTTGTCTGCCACAGGAAAACCATTAACGCAAAGAACCATTCGATTTGATTATCAATATAATCCGTAA